The Haloarchaeobius amylolyticus genome window below encodes:
- a CDS encoding enoyl-CoA hydratase/isomerase family protein: MIRTEVTGDVTTVTLDRPSRRNALTRAGLSDLQAAVEAADTPVVYLTGAGGAFSAGADFDEVAQLDHDSAREFVRQGQRVARTIETAESVVVAGIDGPARGGGVELALACDLRVATPDATFAETGVQLGLFGAWGGTVRLPRVLGEGEAMDLALSGRVVDAAEAKQMGLVSRVVEDPRAVAEAVADTNHDALAVLKRRMRDDADRPVQEAREAETFADLVVEHAAELER, from the coding sequence ATGATTCGTACCGAGGTCACCGGGGACGTGACGACGGTCACGCTGGACCGGCCGTCGCGCCGGAACGCGCTGACGCGGGCGGGGCTCTCCGACCTGCAGGCCGCGGTCGAGGCCGCCGACACGCCGGTGGTCTACCTGACCGGCGCCGGTGGGGCGTTCTCCGCCGGGGCGGACTTCGACGAGGTGGCACAGCTCGACCACGATTCCGCCAGGGAGTTCGTCCGGCAGGGCCAGCGGGTCGCCCGGACCATCGAGACCGCCGAGAGCGTCGTCGTGGCGGGCATCGACGGCCCGGCTCGCGGTGGCGGGGTGGAACTCGCGCTGGCGTGCGACCTGCGGGTGGCGACCCCCGACGCGACGTTCGCCGAGACGGGCGTGCAACTCGGGCTGTTCGGGGCGTGGGGCGGCACGGTCAGGCTGCCCCGGGTGCTCGGCGAGGGCGAGGCGATGGACCTCGCGCTCTCCGGGCGGGTCGTGGACGCGGCCGAGGCGAAGCAGATGGGGCTGGTCTCGCGGGTGGTCGAGGACCCGCGGGCGGTCGCGGAGGCGGTCGCCGACACCAACCACGACGCGCTGGCGGTGCTGAAACGCCGGATGCGCGACGATGCGGACCGGCCGGTGCAGGAGGCGCGCGAGGCCGAGACCTTCGCCGACCTCGTCGTCGAGCACGCGGCCGAGCTGGAGCGGTAG